In Sphingomonas sp. SORGH_AS_0950, the following are encoded in one genomic region:
- a CDS encoding pyrimidine 5'-nucleotidase gives MLPALAHIDAWIFDLDNTLYPASANLFAHIDRRMTAFVGELLGLDPAEAFRVQKEYFHAHGTTLAGLMAEHDVDPAAFLAYVHDIEMDVLEQDAPLAAALAKLPGRKLVFTNGDKPYALKVLDRLGLGEHFEAVHDITAMGLVPKPQPSAYAGLCAAFDIDPTRAIFFEDMARNLIPAKAIGMTTVWVDNGSEQGPEAARDHIDYTVHALTPWLTSILED, from the coding sequence ATGCTGCCCGCCCTTGCCCATATCGACGCGTGGATCTTCGATCTGGACAATACGCTGTATCCGGCGAGCGCCAATCTGTTCGCGCATATCGACCGACGGATGACCGCGTTCGTCGGCGAGCTGCTGGGCCTGGACCCCGCCGAGGCGTTCCGCGTGCAGAAGGAATATTTCCACGCGCACGGCACCACGCTGGCCGGGCTGATGGCCGAGCATGACGTCGATCCCGCCGCCTTCCTGGCCTATGTCCATGATATCGAGATGGACGTGCTGGAACAGGACGCGCCGCTCGCCGCCGCGCTGGCGAAGCTGCCGGGGCGCAAGCTGGTCTTCACCAATGGCGACAAGCCCTATGCGCTGAAGGTCCTCGACCGGCTGGGGCTGGGCGAGCATTTCGAGGCGGTGCACGACATCACCGCCATGGGCCTGGTCCCCAAGCCGCAGCCCTCCGCCTATGCGGGGCTGTGCGCGGCGTTCGACATCGATCCGACCCGCGCCATCTTCTTCGAGGACATGGCGCGCAACCTGATCCCCGCCAAGGCGATCGGGATGACGACCGTGTGGGTCGACAACGGCTCCGAACAGGGGCCCGAGGCCGCCCGCGACCATATCGACTATACCGTCCACGCGCTGACGCCGTGGCTGACGAGCATTTTGGAGGACTGA
- the dapD gene encoding 2,3,4,5-tetrahydropyridine-2,6-dicarboxylate N-succinyltransferase, with protein MAHELAATIDAAWENRAELGFATQGEARIAVDRALALLDRGEARVAEPDGNGGWTVNQWLKKAVLLSFRLNDNVLIDNGPGAGHWFDKVPSKFSGWSEAEFRAAGFRAVPGSVVRRGAHVAKGAILMPSFVNIGAYVGEGTMVDTWATVGSCAQIGKNVHLSGGAGIGGVLEPLQAGPVIIEDGAFIGARAEVAEGVRVGEGAVLSMGVYLGASTKIIDRETGEVFRGHVPPYSVVVPGTTPSVDGKPGLYCAVIVKRVDAQTRSKTSINDLLRD; from the coding sequence ATGGCTCACGAACTGGCCGCCACCATCGATGCCGCCTGGGAAAACCGGGCTGAGCTGGGTTTCGCCACGCAAGGCGAGGCGCGGATCGCCGTCGACCGCGCGCTCGCGCTGCTCGACCGGGGCGAGGCGCGCGTGGCCGAGCCCGACGGGAATGGCGGCTGGACGGTCAACCAGTGGCTGAAAAAGGCGGTGCTGCTGTCGTTCCGCCTCAACGACAACGTCCTGATCGACAACGGCCCCGGTGCGGGCCACTGGTTCGACAAGGTGCCGTCGAAGTTCAGCGGCTGGTCCGAGGCCGAATTCCGCGCCGCCGGTTTCCGCGCGGTGCCCGGTTCGGTCGTGCGGCGCGGCGCGCATGTCGCCAAGGGCGCCATCCTGATGCCCAGCTTCGTCAATATCGGCGCCTATGTCGGTGAGGGCACGATGGTCGACACCTGGGCGACGGTGGGCAGCTGCGCGCAGATCGGCAAGAATGTCCACCTGTCGGGCGGGGCGGGCATCGGCGGCGTGCTCGAGCCGCTCCAGGCGGGTCCCGTTATCATCGAGGACGGCGCGTTCATCGGCGCGCGCGCCGAAGTCGCCGAGGGCGTTCGCGTCGGCGAGGGCGCGGTGCTGTCGATGGGCGTGTATCTGGGCGCTTCGACCAAGATCATCGACCGCGAGACGGGCGAAGTCTTCCGCGGCCATGTGCCGCCCTATTCGGTGGTGGTGCCGGGCACGACCCCGTCGGTCGACGGCAAGCCGGGCCTGTACTGCGCGGTGATCGTCAAGCGCGTGGACGCGCAGACGCGCTCCAAGACCAGCATCAACGATCTGCTGCGGGATTGA
- a CDS encoding glycine betaine ABC transporter substrate-binding protein translates to MSSFLDALARVPPLLAQHVLVSMAALLLGILIAVPLAFACARRPGLSRVALGLASLVQTIPALALLALFYPLLLSLSGLVGGGIPALGFLPSLLALTLYALLPILRNGVTGLAGLDPAVLQAADAVGMTRAQKLRLVEAPLVAPVLAAGIRTAAVWTIGAATLSTTVGQPSLGDMIFAGLQTQAWALVLAGCVAAAALALGVDALIGVIERGLATRRKGLWIGGLVALALGCALATQPLWPRGSQQRREVVIGAKNFSEQYILARLIGDRLARAGYAVSYRDGLGSAVAFEATAGGRVDVYVDYAGTLWTTAMHRQDSPPRAAMLGALQQWAATRDVAMLGPLGFENAYAFATKAPVAQRLGVRSLADLARVAPRLKLGSDLEFLDRPEWAAVRDAYGLRFAGQTPYSPTFMYRALESGRADVISAFSSDGRIAADRLVVLGDPKRAIPGYDAVLLVAKDRAADAAFVEALRPMLNRIPVEVMREANYRVDRDDAAKGSPEAAARWLAKRVGL, encoded by the coding sequence ATGAGTTCCTTTCTCGACGCCCTCGCCCGCGTCCCCCCGCTCCTGGCGCAGCATGTGCTGGTCAGCATGGCGGCACTGCTGCTCGGCATCCTGATTGCGGTGCCGCTCGCCTTTGCCTGTGCGCGGCGGCCGGGGCTGTCGCGGGTCGCGCTGGGGCTGGCGAGCCTGGTCCAGACCATCCCGGCGCTGGCGCTGCTGGCGCTCTTCTATCCGCTGCTGCTCAGCCTGTCGGGACTGGTCGGCGGTGGCATACCGGCGCTGGGCTTCCTGCCCTCGCTGCTGGCGCTGACGCTCTATGCGCTGCTGCCGATCCTGCGCAACGGGGTGACGGGGCTGGCCGGGCTCGATCCGGCGGTGTTGCAGGCGGCCGATGCGGTGGGGATGACCCGCGCGCAGAAGCTGCGGCTGGTCGAGGCGCCGCTGGTCGCGCCGGTGCTGGCGGCGGGAATCCGGACGGCGGCGGTCTGGACGATTGGCGCGGCGACCCTGTCGACCACGGTCGGCCAGCCCTCGTTGGGCGACATGATCTTTGCCGGGCTCCAGACCCAGGCCTGGGCGCTGGTACTGGCGGGCTGCGTCGCCGCCGCCGCCCTGGCGCTGGGGGTGGACGCGCTGATCGGGGTGATCGAGCGCGGGCTGGCGACGCGGCGGAAGGGGCTGTGGATCGGCGGGCTGGTCGCGCTGGCACTGGGCTGCGCGCTGGCGACGCAGCCGCTATGGCCGCGCGGCTCGCAACAGCGGCGCGAGGTGGTGATCGGCGCGAAGAATTTTTCCGAGCAATATATCCTGGCGCGCCTGATCGGCGACCGGCTGGCCCGTGCCGGCTATGCGGTCAGCTATCGCGACGGGCTGGGCTCGGCGGTGGCGTTCGAGGCGACGGCGGGGGGCCGGGTCGACGTCTATGTCGATTATGCGGGCACGCTGTGGACCACCGCGATGCACCGGCAGGATTCGCCGCCCCGCGCCGCGATGCTGGGCGCGCTCCAGCAATGGGCCGCGACGCGCGACGTGGCGATGCTGGGGCCGCTGGGGTTCGAGAATGCCTATGCCTTTGCGACGAAGGCCCCGGTCGCGCAGCGTCTGGGCGTGCGGTCGCTCGCCGATCTGGCCCGTGTGGCGCCCCGACTGAAGCTGGGCAGCGACCTGGAGTTTCTCGACCGCCCCGAATGGGCGGCGGTGCGCGATGCCTATGGCCTGCGCTTCGCCGGGCAGACGCCGTACAGCCCGACCTTCATGTACCGCGCGCTGGAGAGCGGGCGGGCGGATGTGATCTCCGCTTTCTCTTCGGACGGGCGGATCGCGGCGGACCGGCTGGTGGTGCTGGGCGATCCGAAGCGCGCGATACCGGGTTATGACGCGGTGCTACTGGTCGCTAAGGACCGGGCGGCTGATGCGGCATTCGTGGAGGCGCTGCGGCCGATGCTGAACCGGATTCCGGTCGAGGTGATGCGCGAGGCGAACTACCGGGTCGATCGGGACGACGCGGCGAAGGGAAGCCCGGAGGCTGCGGCGCGGTGGCTGGCGAAGCGGGTCGGTTTGTAA
- a CDS encoding ABC transporter ATP-binding protein, producing MPMPSPAPAMIDLADVSRRYGSVAAVDRVSLTVARGSFVALVGASGSGKSTLLRMINRLETPDTGRVTIDGEDAGARPAPEWRRRIGYVFQQHGLFPHMTVAANIAIGLTIAGRDVGDRVGTLLDLVDLPRDVAQRMPDALSGGQRQRVAIARALATEPPILLLDEALGALDPVTRDAVAGRLVELHERLGLTTVLVTHDMAEALLTARRVLVMEAGRIVADATPAELVAGQGGKAAQALMAVPRRQADRLAALRS from the coding sequence ATGCCGATGCCATCCCCCGCCCCTGCCATGATCGACCTGGCCGATGTCAGCCGCCGCTACGGATCGGTCGCGGCGGTGGACCGGGTTTCGCTGACCGTCGCGCGGGGCAGCTTCGTCGCGCTGGTCGGGGCGTCGGGATCGGGCAAGTCAACGCTGTTGCGGATGATCAACCGGCTGGAGACGCCCGATACGGGCCGCGTCACCATCGACGGAGAGGATGCCGGCGCGCGGCCCGCGCCCGAATGGCGGCGGCGGATCGGCTATGTCTTCCAGCAGCACGGCCTGTTCCCGCACATGACGGTCGCCGCCAATATCGCGATCGGCCTGACGATCGCCGGGCGCGACGTGGGCGACAGAGTGGGCACGCTGCTCGATCTGGTCGACCTGCCGCGCGACGTGGCCCAGCGGATGCCCGACGCGTTGTCGGGCGGCCAGCGCCAGCGGGTCGCGATCGCCCGCGCGCTGGCGACCGAACCGCCGATCCTGCTGCTCGATGAAGCGCTGGGGGCGCTCGATCCCGTCACGCGCGATGCGGTGGCGGGGCGGCTGGTGGAGCTGCACGAGCGACTGGGCCTGACCACGGTGCTGGTGACGCACGACATGGCCGAGGCGCTGCTGACCGCGCGCCGCGTGCTGGTGATGGAGGCGGGCCGGATCGTCGCCGACGCGACACCCGCCGAACTGGTCGCCGGACAAGGCGGCAAAGCGGCACAGGCGCTTATGGCGGTGCCCAGGCGTCAGGCCGATCGGTTGGCGGCGCTCCGGTCATGA
- the glpX gene encoding class II fructose-bisphosphatase codes for MNTIAQPPSHVLDRVLVFEMVRVTEAAAIAASTLVGRGDEKAADAAAVEAMRAALNELEMDGTVVIGEGERDEAPMLFIGEKVGTGHGPEIDIALDPLEGTTICAKAGPNSLAVLAIAEKGHLLNAPDVYMDKIAVGPGYPAGIIDLDRSPSENIRAIAEAKGVKPGDIVVCVLDRPRHETLIAELRSLGCGVVLIGDGDVAGVIATTDPDTTIDVYMGSGGAPEGVLACAALRCVGGQFKGRLLFRNDAERARAYKWGVTDLDKQYDLTELAQGDCIFAATGVTDGSLLAGVKRHAKVMTTESVVMRASSGTVRWVKGQHRL; via the coding sequence ATGAACACTATCGCACAGCCCCCCAGCCATGTGCTGGACCGTGTCCTCGTCTTCGAAATGGTCCGCGTGACCGAGGCTGCGGCGATCGCCGCCTCGACGCTGGTCGGGCGCGGGGACGAGAAGGCGGCGGACGCGGCGGCGGTCGAGGCGATGCGCGCCGCGCTCAACGAGCTGGAGATGGACGGCACCGTCGTCATCGGCGAGGGCGAGCGCGACGAGGCCCCGATGCTGTTCATCGGCGAGAAGGTCGGCACCGGCCATGGTCCGGAGATCGACATCGCGCTCGACCCGCTGGAGGGCACGACCATCTGCGCCAAGGCGGGGCCCAACAGCCTGGCGGTGCTGGCGATCGCCGAGAAGGGCCATCTGCTCAACGCGCCCGACGTCTATATGGACAAGATCGCGGTCGGCCCCGGCTATCCGGCGGGCATCATCGACCTGGACCGCAGCCCCAGCGAGAATATCCGTGCCATCGCCGAGGCCAAGGGGGTGAAGCCCGGCGACATCGTGGTCTGCGTGCTCGACCGGCCGCGTCACGAGACGCTGATCGCCGAGCTGCGTTCGCTGGGCTGCGGGGTGGTGCTGATCGGTGACGGCGACGTGGCGGGGGTGATCGCGACCACCGATCCGGACACGACGATCGACGTCTATATGGGCTCTGGCGGCGCGCCGGAGGGGGTGCTGGCCTGCGCCGCGCTGCGTTGCGTCGGGGGGCAGTTCAAGGGGCGGCTGCTGTTCCGCAACGATGCCGAGCGGGCGCGGGCGTATAAATGGGGCGTGACCGATCTCGACAAGCAATATGACCTGACCGAACTGGCGCAGGGCGACTGCATCTTCGCGGCGACCGGCGTGACCGACGGATCGCTGCTGGCGGGGGTGAAGCGCCATGCCAAGGTGATGACGACCGAGAGTGTGGTGATGCGCGCCTCGTCGGGCACGGTGCGCTGGGTCAAGGGGCAGCACCGGCTGTGA
- a CDS encoding CPBP family intramembrane glutamic endopeptidase — protein sequence MMSPILAALLLLAALGGVWWFQKGDLGEYRRFKALNDGHSRRMRFRLWLVRAALVFVVPVPVGLALLGRLAGLVTMPGEFAPLSALLPSVLASDDGALGLLLGGAVGGLAMGAVLARVLKRRPLGDVSALLPRDRRELKYAAALSVMAGVSEEAFFRLYLPLLVALVTGQAWIGFVASLVLFGAMHRYQGWAGILATTALGAVMTGLYLMTGSLWVVMLVHALVDLNGLVVTPLLGGALKR from the coding sequence ATGATGTCGCCCATTCTAGCCGCCCTGCTGCTGCTCGCCGCGCTGGGTGGCGTTTGGTGGTTCCAGAAGGGCGATCTGGGCGAATATCGGCGGTTCAAGGCGCTGAACGACGGTCATTCGCGGCGAATGCGCTTCCGGCTGTGGCTGGTGCGCGCGGCGCTGGTCTTCGTCGTGCCGGTGCCGGTCGGGCTGGCGCTGCTCGGGCGGCTGGCGGGGCTGGTCACCATGCCGGGCGAGTTCGCACCCTTATCGGCGCTGCTGCCGTCGGTCCTTGCCAGCGACGACGGGGCGTTGGGGTTGTTGCTGGGCGGTGCGGTGGGCGGGCTCGCCATGGGGGCGGTGCTGGCGCGCGTGTTGAAGCGCAGGCCGCTGGGCGATGTCTCCGCGCTGTTGCCGCGTGACCGGCGCGAATTGAAATATGCCGCCGCGCTCAGTGTCATGGCCGGGGTGAGCGAGGAGGCGTTCTTCCGCCTCTATCTGCCGTTGCTGGTTGCGCTGGTGACGGGACAGGCCTGGATCGGCTTCGTCGCCTCGCTGGTGCTGTTCGGGGCGATGCACCGCTATCAGGGCTGGGCGGGAATTCTCGCCACCACCGCGCTGGGGGCGGTGATGACGGGGCTGTACCTGATGACCGGCAGCCTGTGGGTCGTGATGCTGGTCCACGCGCTGGTCGACCTGAACGGCCTGGTGGTGACGCCGCTGCTGGGCGGAGCACTCAAAAGATAA
- a CDS encoding ABC transporter permease: protein MNLHGIWAIYRFEMARFRRTVWTSLMVPVITTTLYFVVFGTAIGSAMNQVSGVPYGAFIVPGLMLLSIFSESILNASLGIYMPKFTGTMYEILSAPLSPIETVLGYVGAAASKSMVIGLVILATAYLFVDLSILHPVAMIFYLLLVATTFSLFGFAIGIWARGFEQLQVIPLLIVTPLTFLGGAFYSVTILPEPWRTVTLFNPVVYLINGFRWTFFGTSDVAPTVSLGVTGLFLLACLAWIGWIFRTGWRLKN from the coding sequence ATGAACCTGCATGGCATATGGGCGATCTATCGCTTCGAAATGGCGCGGTTCCGGCGGACCGTGTGGACCAGCCTGATGGTGCCGGTCATCACCACGACGCTGTACTTCGTGGTGTTCGGCACCGCGATCGGCTCTGCGATGAATCAGGTTTCGGGCGTGCCTTACGGTGCATTCATCGTGCCGGGGCTGATGCTGCTGTCGATCTTTTCGGAAAGCATCCTGAACGCCAGCCTGGGCATCTACATGCCCAAATTCACCGGGACGATGTACGAGATCCTGTCCGCGCCCTTGTCGCCGATCGAGACGGTGCTGGGCTATGTCGGCGCGGCGGCGAGCAAGTCGATGGTCATCGGGCTGGTGATCCTGGCGACCGCCTATCTGTTCGTCGATCTATCCATTCTGCATCCGGTGGCGATGATCTTTTACCTGTTGCTGGTCGCGACGACCTTCTCGCTGTTCGGCTTCGCGATCGGCATCTGGGCGCGCGGGTTCGAGCAGTTGCAGGTCATCCCGCTGCTGATCGTCACGCCACTGACCTTTCTGGGCGGCGCCTTCTACTCGGTGACGATCCTGCCCGAGCCGTGGCGGACCGTGACGCTGTTCAATCCGGTCGTGTATCTGATCAACGGCTTTCGCTGGACCTTTTTCGGCACGTCGGACGTGGCCCCGACGGTCAGCCTGGGGGTGACGGGGCTGTTCCTGCTGGCGTGCCTGGCGTGGATCGGCTGGATCTTCCGCACCGGCTGGCGGCTGAAGAACTGA
- a CDS encoding ABC transporter ATP-binding protein translates to MTDPILSIQGVTKTYKSGVTALHPVNLTIRRGEIFALLGPNGAGKTTLISIVCGIVTPSAGTIRVDGHDALRDYKGARRKVGLVPQELSVDMFERVIDTVNFSRGLFGRAPNPAYVEQVLRDLSLWDKRHAKLMELSGGMKRRVLIAKALAHEPDLLFLDEPTAGVDVELRRDMWKLVHRLRERGVTIILTTHYIEEAEEMADRVGVIAKGQLLLVEEKAEMMKKLGKREMVLTLAEPMAAIPAALAEWELTLEDEGRRLRYIFDARAEHTGIPSLLRMLGEMGIGFVDLETYKSSLEDIFVDLVEGTRA, encoded by the coding sequence ATGACCGACCCGATCCTGTCCATCCAGGGGGTGACGAAGACCTATAAGAGCGGCGTCACCGCGCTGCATCCGGTCAACCTGACCATCCGGCGCGGCGAGATCTTCGCGCTGCTCGGCCCCAATGGCGCGGGCAAGACCACGCTGATCTCGATCGTCTGCGGCATCGTCACGCCGTCTGCGGGTACGATCCGGGTCGACGGGCATGACGCGCTGCGCGATTACAAGGGCGCGCGGCGGAAAGTCGGGCTGGTGCCGCAGGAATTGTCGGTCGACATGTTCGAGCGGGTCATCGACACGGTGAATTTCAGCCGGGGCCTGTTCGGTCGCGCGCCCAACCCTGCTTATGTCGAGCAGGTGCTCCGCGACCTGTCGCTCTGGGACAAGCGCCATGCCAAGCTGATGGAATTGTCGGGCGGCATGAAGCGCCGGGTGCTGATCGCCAAGGCGCTCGCCCACGAACCCGACCTGCTGTTCCTCGACGAACCCACCGCAGGCGTCGATGTCGAACTGCGCCGCGATATGTGGAAGCTGGTCCACCGCCTGCGGGAACGTGGCGTCACCATCATCCTGACCACCCATTATATCGAGGAGGCCGAGGAGATGGCCGACCGGGTGGGCGTGATCGCCAAGGGCCAGCTTCTTCTGGTCGAGGAAAAGGCCGAGATGATGAAGAAGCTCGGCAAGCGCGAAATGGTGCTGACGCTGGCCGAGCCGATGGCGGCGATCCCCGCCGCGCTGGCGGAATGGGAATTGACGCTGGAGGATGAAGGGCGCCGCCTGCGCTACATCTTTGACGCGCGCGCCGAGCATACCGGCATCCCCTCGCTCCTGCGAATGCTGGGCGAGATGGGGATCGGGTTCGTCGATCTGGAAACCTACAAATCCTCGCTGGAGGATATCTTCGTCGATCTGGTCGAGGGGACGCGCGCATGA
- a CDS encoding DsbA family protein — translation MSMKALAAVAVIGGLIGGGAAIGIQQLAAPHGASGEAVRAYLLDHPEVIPEAMQRLQDREQGKAVAAIGGDLTKPFGNAYSGNPKGDVTLVEFYDYNCGYCRASLPLLKQLVEADPKLRIVYRELPILAPSSRAAARMSLLAASQGKFQAFHDALYAGGPVSDATIAAAARAAGVDTTKLAAFQPQADAEIARNMEAASRLGLNGTPSWIVGNRVLSGALPIEQLQKAIADARNG, via the coding sequence ATGAGCATGAAGGCCTTGGCCGCCGTCGCGGTGATCGGCGGCCTGATCGGTGGCGGCGCCGCGATCGGCATCCAGCAACTGGCCGCGCCGCACGGAGCCTCGGGCGAGGCGGTGCGCGCCTATCTGCTCGACCATCCCGAGGTGATTCCGGAGGCGATGCAGCGGCTTCAGGACCGCGAACAGGGCAAGGCGGTGGCGGCGATCGGCGGCGACCTGACCAAGCCCTTCGGCAACGCCTATTCCGGCAATCCCAAGGGCGACGTCACGCTGGTCGAATTCTACGACTATAATTGCGGCTATTGCCGGGCCAGCCTGCCGCTGCTCAAGCAGCTGGTCGAGGCCGATCCGAAACTGCGCATCGTCTATCGCGAGCTGCCGATCCTGGCGCCGTCCAGCCGGGCGGCGGCGCGGATGAGCCTGCTCGCCGCGTCGCAGGGCAAGTTCCAGGCGTTCCACGACGCGCTCTATGCCGGAGGGCCGGTCAGCGACGCGACGATCGCGGCGGCGGCCAGGGCGGCCGGGGTCGACACGACCAAGCTCGCCGCCTTCCAGCCCCAGGCCGATGCCGAGATCGCCCGCAACATGGAGGCGGCGAGTCGCCTGGGCCTGAACGGCACGCCCAGCTGGATCGTCGGCAACCGCGTCCTGTCGGGCGCGCTGCCGATCGAACAATTGCAAAAGGCCATCGCCGACGCGCGAAACGGTTGA
- a CDS encoding M48 family metalloprotease, producing the protein MKRLIAAFAATALLWAQPAAAQSILRDAETETLFADMSAPLIKAAGLSPRDVKIVLINDDSINAFVAGGQIVYVHSGLIQAADNVNEVQGVVAHELGHIADGHVVLGDAAMKPAMGMYLLSMVLGLAAMAAGGGEAGAGIMAAGQQAAMGKMLAFSRTQESSADAAGARYLTTAGITGKGMLSFFKKLQNQQYRYGYTNIDPFAQTHPLSADRIQALTADLQAAPAWNKPVDAKLQERFLRVKAKLLGYVATPEATLIKYPVSDQSVYAHYARAYAYHKAGYPDKAEAEADALIARDPHDPYFEEIQGQILLESGKPEESLAPLRAATMGSGQNALIATTFGHALIATEDKRHLAEAVKVLKVAVQRDDDNPFAWIQLGTAYEQLGDEPRAALATAERASMMGDTRTAIQSARYAMANLTPNTSEWIRAQDIAMTSADAAASSKKKRRK; encoded by the coding sequence ATGAAGCGCCTGATCGCCGCCTTCGCCGCCACCGCCCTGCTCTGGGCCCAGCCGGCCGCCGCGCAATCGATCCTGCGCGATGCGGAGACCGAGACGCTGTTCGCCGACATGTCCGCGCCGCTGATCAAGGCGGCGGGGCTGTCGCCGCGCGACGTGAAGATCGTCCTGATCAACGACGATTCGATCAACGCCTTCGTGGCGGGCGGGCAGATCGTCTATGTCCATTCGGGGCTGATCCAGGCGGCGGACAACGTGAACGAGGTGCAGGGCGTCGTCGCGCACGAGCTGGGCCATATCGCCGACGGCCATGTCGTGCTGGGCGATGCCGCGATGAAGCCCGCCATGGGCATGTACCTGCTCTCGATGGTGCTGGGGCTGGCCGCGATGGCGGCGGGCGGCGGCGAGGCGGGCGCGGGGATCATGGCGGCGGGACAGCAGGCCGCGATGGGCAAGATGCTGGCGTTCAGCCGCACGCAGGAATCCAGCGCCGACGCGGCGGGCGCGCGCTACCTGACCACCGCCGGGATCACCGGCAAGGGGATGCTGAGCTTCTTCAAGAAGTTGCAGAACCAGCAATATCGGTACGGCTACACCAATATCGATCCCTTCGCGCAGACCCACCCGCTATCGGCCGACCGCATCCAGGCGCTCACCGCCGATCTCCAGGCCGCCCCTGCCTGGAACAAGCCGGTCGATGCGAAATTGCAGGAACGCTTCCTGCGGGTGAAGGCCAAGCTGCTGGGCTATGTCGCCACGCCCGAGGCGACGCTGATCAAATATCCGGTCAGCGACCAGTCGGTCTATGCCCATTATGCGCGCGCCTATGCCTATCACAAGGCGGGATACCCCGACAAAGCCGAGGCGGAGGCCGATGCGCTGATCGCGCGCGACCCGCACGATCCCTATTTCGAGGAAATCCAGGGCCAGATCCTGCTCGAATCGGGCAAGCCCGAAGAGTCGCTGGCCCCGCTTCGCGCCGCGACCATGGGGTCGGGGCAGAATGCGCTGATCGCCACGACCTTCGGCCATGCGCTGATCGCGACCGAGGACAAGCGCCATCTGGCCGAGGCGGTGAAGGTGCTGAAGGTCGCGGTGCAGCGCGACGACGACAATCCCTTTGCCTGGATCCAGCTCGGCACCGCTTACGAACAGCTGGGCGACGAGCCGCGCGCCGCGCTCGCCACCGCCGAGCGGGCCAGCATGATGGGCGACACCCGCACCGCCATCCAGAGCGCCCGCTATGCGATGGCCAATCTCACCCCCAATACGTCCGAATGGATTCGGGCGCAGGATATTGCGATGACCTCTGCCGACGCCGCTGCCAGTTCCAAGAAGAAGCGCCGCAAATGA